A genomic stretch from Telmatocola sphagniphila includes:
- a CDS encoding sulfotransferase, which translates to MTTSVSAPRVNPRPKPSVGKDSPFYVSPTLDYLSRLVTRFPNLWLRLGSLESSLLAPRLSRINITQPIYICGLARSGSTLLHEILSSHSSVGTHRIKDYPFISTPYWWRTATAFNRATSLRERPHRDTMMVSSESPDAIEEMLWMAFFPQGHNPQIDNRLTARERNPKFDSYYQNHLRKLLLAEKATRYVAKANYHIARLEYLLQLFPDARFVIPVRSPISHIGSLARQHEWFSQGHRQVPQSLAVMQRSGHFEFGLDRRPIHLGNSELLQQIRRAWESGEETLGWSIYWDMVYRYLADLLDSHEGVRKASLVVRFDELCEEPQRVLKDVFEHCRLTDYLTILDKYVPTIHRPNYYESPFSPSDLAQIRNQTDQTAERWGCPKRNVDPK; encoded by the coding sequence ATGACAACATCCGTAAGTGCTCCTCGAGTGAATCCCCGCCCAAAACCGAGCGTCGGAAAGGATTCGCCCTTTTACGTTTCGCCTACACTCGATTATCTCAGTCGTCTGGTAACTCGCTTTCCCAATCTCTGGTTGAGATTGGGAAGTTTGGAATCATCGCTTCTCGCTCCCCGACTGTCCAGAATCAACATCACTCAGCCAATTTACATCTGTGGCTTGGCCCGATCGGGTAGCACGCTTCTGCATGAAATTCTCAGCTCCCATTCCAGTGTCGGCACGCACCGCATAAAAGATTACCCTTTCATTTCGACTCCCTACTGGTGGCGCACGGCCACAGCTTTCAATCGCGCTACGAGTCTCCGGGAACGTCCGCACCGCGATACGATGATGGTTTCTTCGGAAAGTCCAGATGCCATCGAAGAGATGCTTTGGATGGCCTTCTTTCCACAAGGACACAATCCTCAAATCGATAATCGACTGACCGCTCGGGAGCGCAATCCGAAATTCGATTCCTATTACCAGAATCATCTCCGCAAATTACTACTCGCGGAAAAAGCCACTCGCTATGTCGCCAAGGCAAACTACCACATCGCGAGATTAGAATACCTGTTGCAACTTTTCCCCGATGCCCGATTTGTCATTCCCGTCCGAAGTCCCATCAGCCATATTGGCTCTCTCGCTCGGCAGCACGAATGGTTCTCCCAGGGTCACCGTCAAGTTCCTCAGTCTCTGGCAGTCATGCAGCGATCGGGGCACTTCGAGTTCGGTCTGGATCGCCGTCCGATCCATCTGGGGAATTCGGAACTCCTCCAGCAAATCAGGAGGGCCTGGGAGAGCGGGGAAGAAACGCTCGGCTGGTCGATCTACTGGGATATGGTCTATCGCTATCTGGCGGACTTGCTCGATTCTCATGAAGGGGTGAGAAAAGCCTCCCTAGTCGTTCGATTCGATGAACTCTGTGAAGAACCGCAGCGGGTGCTGAAGGATGTTTTTGAGCATTGCAGGCTGACGGATTATCTGACGATACTCGACAAATATGTGCCGACGATTCATAGACCGAATTATTACGAATCGCCTTTTTCCCCAAGTGATCTCGCGCAGATCCGAAACCAAACGGATCAGACGGCCGAACGCTGGGGGTGTCCCAAACGAAATGTCGACCCGAAATAA